In one Pseudomonas sp. R84 genomic region, the following are encoded:
- a CDS encoding multicopper oxidase family protein, translating into MSFTRRQILGGLAGLVVVGVGAGGASRYWLGKMADAEAGHDYELIAAPLDVELVPGHKTEAWAFGPSAPGTELRVRQGEWLRVRFINHLPVATTIHWHGIRLPLEMDGVPYVSQLPVLPGEYFDYKFRVPDAGSYWYHPHVSSSEELGRGLVGPLIIEEREPTGFKYEKTLSLKNWHIDEEGNFVEFSIPREAARGGTAGRLSTINGVPNPVIELPAGQITRVRLLNLDNTLTYRINIPGVEAQIYALDGNPVEPRPLGKEYWLGPGMRICLAIKAPAAGEELSLRNGPVRLGTLRSVANNEAPTDWPKALPANPVAEPDLANAEKLNFNFEWVGSVSVNVDNGRPPSLWQINGKAWDITDKTCADRPIASLKLGQSYIFELKNMTQYQHPIHLHGMSFKVIASNRHKIIPYFTDTYLLGKNERAQVALVADNPGVWMFHCHVIDHMETGLMAAIEVK; encoded by the coding sequence ATGTCCTTTACCCGTCGCCAAATCCTCGGTGGCCTGGCCGGTCTTGTTGTCGTTGGTGTCGGTGCGGGGGGCGCGTCGCGGTATTGGCTGGGAAAAATGGCCGACGCCGAGGCGGGCCACGACTATGAGCTGATCGCCGCACCGCTCGACGTCGAGCTGGTGCCGGGGCACAAGACCGAAGCCTGGGCATTTGGTCCGTCGGCGCCGGGCACCGAGTTGCGAGTGCGTCAGGGTGAATGGCTGCGGGTGCGCTTCATCAACCACCTGCCGGTGGCGACGACCATTCACTGGCACGGCATTCGTCTGCCGCTGGAAATGGACGGCGTGCCGTACGTCTCGCAACTGCCGGTGTTGCCTGGTGAATACTTCGATTACAAATTCCGCGTGCCGGATGCCGGCAGCTATTGGTATCACCCGCACGTCAGCAGCAGCGAAGAACTCGGGCGCGGGTTGGTCGGGCCGCTGATCATCGAAGAGCGCGAGCCCACCGGTTTCAAGTACGAAAAAACCTTGAGCCTGAAAAACTGGCACATCGATGAGGAAGGCAATTTCGTCGAGTTCAGTATTCCCCGTGAAGCGGCTCGTGGCGGTACGGCGGGGCGGTTGTCGACCATCAACGGCGTGCCGAACCCGGTGATCGAACTGCCGGCCGGGCAGATCACCCGGGTGCGCTTGCTCAACCTCGACAACACGTTGACTTACCGCATCAACATTCCCGGCGTCGAAGCGCAGATCTATGCGCTGGACGGCAATCCGGTCGAGCCGCGCCCGTTGGGCAAGGAATACTGGCTGGGCCCGGGCATGCGTATCTGTCTGGCGATCAAGGCTCCGGCGGCCGGCGAAGAGTTGTCGCTGCGCAATGGCCCGGTACGTCTCGGCACCCTGCGTTCGGTGGCCAATAACGAGGCGCCGACCGACTGGCCGAAAGCGCTACCGGCCAACCCGGTGGCTGAGCCGGACCTGGCCAACGCCGAGAAACTCAACTTCAATTTCGAATGGGTCGGCTCGGTGTCGGTCAACGTCGACAATGGCCGGCCGCCGAGCCTGTGGCAGATCAACGGCAAGGCCTGGGACATCACCGACAAGACTTGCGCCGACCGGCCGATCGCCAGCCTGAAACTGGGGCAGAGTTATATCTTCGAATTGAAGAACATGACCCAATATCAGCACCCGATCCACCTGCACGGCATGAGTTTCAAGGTGATCGCGTCGAACCGGCACAAGATCATTCCGTATTTCACCGACACCTATCTGCTGGGCAAGAACGAGCGCGCGCAAGTGGCGCTGGTGGCCGATAATCCGGGGGTGTGGATGTTCCACTGCCACGTGATCGATCACATGGAAACCGGCCTGATGGCCGCCATCGAGGTGAAGTGA
- the lon gene encoding endopeptidase La gives MSDQQEFPENPDDYSQAENIEHTSSGKGLALPGQNLPDKVYIIPIHNRPFFPAQVLPVIVNEEPWAETLELVSKSEHHSLALFFMDTPQEDPRHFDTGALPEYGTLVKVHHASRENGKLQFVAQGLSRVRIKTWLKHHRPPYLVEVEYPHQPTEPTDEVKAYGMALINAIKELLPLNPLYSEELKNYLNRFSPNDPSPLTDFAAALTSATGPELQGVLDCVPMLKRMEKVLPMLRKEVEVARLQKEISAEVNRKIGEHQREFFLKEQLKVIQQELGLTKDDRSADLEQFEQRLEGKVLPAQVQKRLEEEMNKLSILETGSPEYAVTRNYLDWATSVPWGVYGDDKLDLKHARKVLDKHHAGLDDIKDRILEFLAVGAYKGEISGSIVLLVGPPGVGKTSVGKSIAESLGRPFYRFSLGGMRDEAEIKGHRRTYIGAQPGKLVQALKDVEVMNPVIMLDEIDKMGQSYQGDPASALLETLDPEQNVEFLDHYLDLRMDLSKVLFVCTANTLDSIPGPLLDRMEVIRLSGYITEEKVAIAKRHLWPKLLEKAGVSKGSLSISDSALKALIDGYAREAGVRQLEKQMGKLVRKAVMKLIDEPKAVIKLGPKDLEASLGHPVFRNEQVLSGTGVITGLAWTSMGGATLPIEATRIHTLNRGFKLTGQLGDVMKESAEIAYSYVSSHLKQFGGDAKFFDEAFVHLHVPEGATPKDGPSAGVTMASALLSLARNQPPKKGVAMTGELTLTGHVLPIGGVREKVIAARRQKIFELILPEPNRGNFEELPDYLKEGITVHFAKKFADVAKILF, from the coding sequence ATGAGCGACCAGCAAGAATTCCCGGAAAACCCCGACGACTACAGCCAAGCCGAAAACATCGAACACACCTCCTCCGGCAAAGGCCTCGCCCTGCCCGGCCAGAACCTGCCGGACAAGGTCTACATCATCCCGATCCACAACCGCCCGTTCTTCCCGGCCCAAGTCCTGCCGGTCATCGTCAACGAAGAACCCTGGGCCGAAACCCTCGAACTGGTCAGCAAATCCGAACACCACTCCCTGGCCCTGTTCTTCATGGACACGCCCCAGGAAGACCCGCGCCACTTCGACACCGGCGCCCTCCCCGAATACGGCACCCTGGTCAAAGTCCACCACGCCAGCCGCGAGAACGGCAAACTGCAATTCGTTGCTCAAGGCCTGAGCCGCGTACGCATCAAAACCTGGCTCAAACACCACCGCCCACCGTATCTGGTCGAAGTCGAATACCCGCACCAGCCCACCGAACCGACCGACGAGGTCAAGGCCTACGGCATGGCGCTGATCAACGCGATCAAGGAACTGCTGCCGCTCAACCCGCTGTACAGCGAAGAGCTGAAGAACTACCTCAACCGCTTCAGCCCCAACGATCCGTCGCCACTGACCGACTTCGCCGCCGCCCTGACCTCCGCCACCGGCCCCGAGCTGCAAGGCGTGCTCGACTGCGTGCCGATGCTCAAGCGCATGGAAAAAGTCCTGCCGATGCTGCGCAAGGAAGTCGAAGTCGCGCGTCTGCAAAAAGAAATCTCGGCGGAAGTTAACCGCAAGATCGGCGAGCATCAGCGCGAATTCTTCCTCAAGGAACAACTCAAGGTCATCCAGCAGGAACTCGGTCTGACCAAGGACGACCGCAGCGCCGACCTCGAACAGTTCGAACAACGCCTGGAGGGCAAAGTCCTGCCGGCGCAGGTGCAGAAGCGCCTCGAAGAAGAAATGAACAAGCTGTCGATCCTCGAGACCGGTTCGCCGGAATACGCGGTGACCCGCAACTACCTCGACTGGGCGACCTCGGTGCCATGGGGCGTCTACGGCGACGACAAACTCGACCTCAAGCACGCGCGCAAAGTCCTCGACAAACACCATGCGGGCCTCGACGACATCAAGGATCGCATCCTCGAATTCCTCGCCGTCGGTGCTTATAAAGGTGAGATCAGCGGCTCCATCGTGCTGCTGGTCGGCCCGCCGGGCGTGGGTAAAACCAGTGTCGGCAAATCCATCGCCGAATCCCTCGGCCGGCCGTTCTACCGCTTCAGCCTCGGCGGCATGCGCGACGAAGCCGAGATCAAGGGCCACCGCCGCACCTACATCGGCGCGCAGCCGGGCAAACTGGTGCAGGCGTTGAAAGACGTCGAAGTGATGAACCCGGTGATCATGCTCGACGAGATCGACAAGATGGGCCAGAGCTACCAGGGCGACCCGGCCTCGGCGCTGCTGGAAACCCTCGACCCGGAACAGAACGTCGAATTCCTCGATCACTACCTCGACCTGCGCATGGACCTGTCGAAAGTCCTGTTCGTCTGCACCGCCAACACCCTCGACTCGATTCCGGGCCCGTTGCTCGACCGCATGGAAGTGATTCGCCTGTCGGGCTACATCACCGAAGAAAAAGTTGCCATCGCCAAGCGTCACCTGTGGCCAAAACTGCTGGAAAAGGCCGGCGTGTCCAAGGGCAGCCTGAGCATCAGCGACAGCGCGCTCAAAGCCTTGATCGACGGTTATGCCCGTGAAGCCGGCGTGCGCCAGCTGGAAAAGCAAATGGGCAAACTGGTGCGCAAAGCGGTGATGAAGCTGATCGACGAGCCGAAAGCGGTGATCAAACTCGGGCCGAAAGATCTCGAAGCGTCACTGGGTCATCCGGTGTTCCGCAACGAACAAGTGCTGTCTGGTACTGGCGTGATTACCGGTCTGGCCTGGACCAGCATGGGCGGCGCGACTTTGCCGATCGAAGCGACGCGGATCCACACACTCAATCGCGGTTTCAAACTCACCGGGCAACTCGGTGACGTGATGAAGGAATCGGCGGAGATCGCCTACAGCTACGTCAGCTCGCACCTGAAACAATTCGGCGGCGACGCGAAGTTCTTCGACGAAGCCTTCGTCCACCTGCACGTACCGGAAGGCGCGACACCCAAGGACGGTCCGAGCGCCGGCGTGACCATGGCCAGCGCCCTGCTCTCGCTCGCGCGTAATCAGCCACCGAAAAAAGGCGTGGCGATGACCGGCGAACTGACCCTGACCGGGCATGTGCTGCCGATTGGCGGGGTGCGCGAGAAGGTGATTGCGGCAAGACGGCAGAAGATTTTTGAGCTGATTTTGCCGGAGCCGAACCGGGGTAACTTTGAGGAATTGCCGGATTATCTGAAGGAAGGGATTACCGTGCACTTCGCGAAGAAGTTTGCGGATGTGGCGAAGATCCTGTTCTGA
- a CDS encoding lysoplasmalogenase → MGWLILALMGAVTFLYGVSTHAALLCLLVKPLPVLALLGWLHDAPPSDYRRWISLGLIFSLLGDVLLAWPGDLFVFGLGAFLVAHLAYLKAYLSDCKRLAILPLVLALGVGAVLLGMLISSGLGPLLAPVIVYGTAISAMLWRALARLGTDVPKRSALLAAGGALAFVFSDSVIGIDRFVAPFHAAPYVIILSYWLGQWGIAASAFSQSKRASL, encoded by the coding sequence GTGGGCTGGCTGATTCTGGCGCTGATGGGCGCGGTGACGTTTCTCTACGGCGTCAGCACCCATGCGGCGCTGCTGTGCTTGCTGGTGAAGCCGCTGCCGGTGCTGGCGCTGCTCGGCTGGCTACATGATGCGCCGCCCAGCGACTATCGGCGCTGGATCAGTCTTGGTCTGATTTTCTCGTTGCTGGGTGATGTGTTGCTCGCTTGGCCGGGGGATTTGTTTGTATTCGGACTTGGCGCGTTTCTGGTCGCGCATCTGGCGTATCTGAAGGCATATCTGAGTGACTGCAAGCGTCTGGCAATTCTGCCGCTGGTGCTTGCACTCGGTGTCGGCGCGGTGTTGCTGGGGATGCTCATTTCCAGCGGGCTTGGGCCGTTGCTGGCGCCGGTGATTGTCTACGGCACTGCGATCAGCGCAATGCTCTGGCGCGCCCTCGCTCGCCTCGGCACCGATGTGCCGAAACGTTCGGCGCTACTGGCGGCGGGTGGTGCGCTGGCGTTTGTGTTCTCAGACAGCGTGATTGGTATCGACCGTTTCGTCGCCCCTTTCCACGCCGCACCTTACGTCATCATCCTCAGCTACTGGCTTGGCCAATGGGGCATCGCCGCCTCGGCGTTCTCTCAAAGTAAACGCGCCAGCCTTTAA
- the cmoB gene encoding tRNA 5-methoxyuridine(34)/uridine 5-oxyacetic acid(34) synthase CmoB, translating into MIDLSPLARRLAGTPLAEWANTLQAQLDKKMEKGHGDLERWQSALDALPKIQPSEIDLLNGLKLDTDCDDETRAQMHTALMGLSPWRKGPFDLFGVHVDTEWRSDWKWSRVSPHLDLKGKRILDVGCGNGYYMWRMLGAGANSVIGVDPNWLFFCQFQAVQRYLSEPNAWHLPFPFEDLPPNLEGFDTVFSMGVFYHRRSPIEHLLALKDCLVKGGELVLETLVVEGDKHQVLVPEDRYAQMRNVWFLPSVPALELWLRRAGFTDVKCVDVSTTTVEEQRGTEWMKYQSLSDFLDPEDHSKTIEGLPAPMRAVIVAKK; encoded by the coding sequence ATGATTGATCTGTCCCCCCTCGCCCGCCGTCTGGCCGGCACACCGCTGGCCGAATGGGCTAACACCCTGCAAGCGCAACTCGACAAGAAAATGGAGAAAGGTCACGGCGATCTGGAGCGCTGGCAAAGTGCGCTGGATGCCTTGCCGAAGATTCAGCCGAGCGAAATCGATCTGCTCAACGGTCTGAAACTCGACACCGATTGCGACGACGAAACCCGCGCGCAGATGCACACCGCGTTGATGGGCCTGTCGCCGTGGCGCAAAGGGCCGTTCGACTTGTTTGGTGTGCACGTCGACACCGAATGGCGTTCGGACTGGAAGTGGTCGCGTGTCTCTCCGCACCTCGACTTGAAGGGTAAACGCATCCTCGATGTCGGTTGCGGCAACGGGTATTACATGTGGCGCATGCTCGGTGCCGGCGCGAACAGTGTGATCGGTGTTGACCCGAACTGGCTGTTCTTCTGCCAGTTCCAGGCGGTGCAGCGTTATCTGTCAGAACCGAATGCCTGGCACCTGCCCTTTCCGTTCGAAGACCTGCCGCCGAATCTGGAAGGTTTCGACACGGTGTTTTCCATGGGTGTGTTCTATCACCGCCGCTCACCGATCGAACATTTGCTGGCGCTGAAGGATTGCCTGGTCAAGGGCGGCGAACTGGTTCTGGAAACGCTGGTGGTGGAAGGCGACAAACATCAGGTACTGGTGCCGGAAGACCGTTATGCGCAAATGCGTAACGTGTGGTTCCTGCCGTCGGTGCCGGCGCTGGAGTTGTGGTTGCGTCGTGCCGGGTTCACTGATGTGAAGTGTGTGGATGTGAGCACGACAACGGTCGAAGAACAGCGTGGTACCGAGTGGATGAAGTATCAGTCGCTGAGTGATTTCCTTGATCCGGAAGATCACAGCAAAACGATTGAAGGATTGCCGGCACCGATGCGCGCGGTGATTGTCGCGAAGAAGTAA
- the tadA gene encoding tRNA adenosine(34) deaminase TadA, with protein MRQIRPAAIIDRSRDRDFMREALTLAAQGAALGEVPVGAVLVQDGEIIGRGFNCPISTSDPSAHAEMVAIRAAAQAVDNYRLPGSTLYVTLEPCSMCAGLIVHSRVARVVYGALEPKAGIVQSQGQFFTQGFLNHRVLYEGGVLAEECGAVLTEFFRARRAKSPSP; from the coding sequence ATGCGCCAGATTCGCCCTGCCGCGATCATCGACCGCAGCCGAGACCGTGACTTCATGCGTGAAGCCCTGACCCTCGCCGCACAAGGCGCCGCGCTGGGTGAAGTGCCGGTGGGCGCGGTGCTGGTGCAGGACGGCGAGATCATCGGGCGCGGTTTCAACTGCCCAATCAGCACCAGCGACCCGAGTGCCCATGCGGAAATGGTCGCCATTCGTGCGGCCGCGCAGGCAGTGGATAACTATCGGCTGCCGGGCAGCACGCTGTATGTGACGCTGGAACCGTGCAGCATGTGCGCCGGTTTGATCGTGCATTCGCGGGTGGCGCGGGTGGTGTATGGCGCGCTAGAGCCGAAGGCGGGGATTGTGCAGAGTCAGGGACAGTTTTTCACCCAGGGATTTTTGAATCACAGGGTGTTGTATGAAGGCGGGGTGTTGGCGGAGGAATGTGGCGCGGTGTTGACCGAATTCTTTCGCGCCCGAAGAGCAAAAAGCCCCTCACCCTAA
- the ptsP gene encoding phosphoenolpyruvate--protein phosphotransferase, translated as MATPQPLQLLAPLSGVLMALEQVPDPVFSGRVIGDGLCIDPTSSTLCAPLAGVISNVQASGHAVSITDDNGVQVLMHIGLDTVNLAGQGFTRLVEEGQRVAAGQALIEFNADYIARHARSLMTLMLVVSGEPFTWLVASSGQVESGQPLLEIASTQALSEEAGASEGQVVFSQPLKLPNPNGLHARPAAVFAQAAKGFTAKIYLHKQQAQANAKSLVAIMALQTAFGDSVRLSAVGDDADAAINTLTRLLTEGCGETVTSVAPVDVVATETLTLLRGICASPGSALGQVLQISEPVFDVSEFGGGAEVECAALANALIEADLALQHLRDTAAGEAEAEIFKAHQELLEDPGLLDQAQVLIDEGKSAAFAWRAATEETAIMFRQLGSALLAERAADLTDVGRRVLKLLLGIGDQVLELPQGCILIADQLTPSQTAGIDTSKVLGFATVGGGATSHVAILARACGLPSICGVQVQMLALSNGTQVLLEADKGELHVHPDPSAIKQWQARHAQQRQRHEHELANATLAARTRDGHHVEVSANVASLAETEQAMALGGAGVGLLRSEFLYLGRNHAPSHDEQVATYSAIARCVGPAHNLVVRTLDVGGDKPLAYVPMDSETNPFLGVRGIRLCLERPQLLREQFRAMLGCGELTRLHIMLPMVTQLSELRLARQMLDEEILALGLTQRPKLGIMIEVPAAALMADLFAPLVDFFSIGTNDLTQYTLAMDRDHPRLASQADSFHPSVLRLIAMTVKAAHTHGKWVGVCGAMASERLAVPLLLGLGVDELSVSVPMIAPVKAAVRELALADCQIIAQQVLGLESAGQVREALQLFHEATVDTLRALEN; from the coding sequence ATGGCCACACCCCAACCCTTGCAACTGCTGGCTCCCTTGTCCGGTGTCCTGATGGCGCTTGAGCAAGTGCCCGATCCGGTATTTTCCGGACGCGTGATCGGCGATGGTCTATGCATCGACCCGACCTCGTCGACGCTGTGTGCACCCTTGGCCGGGGTCATTAGCAACGTCCAGGCCAGCGGGCATGCCGTGAGCATCACTGATGACAACGGCGTGCAGGTATTGATGCACATCGGCCTGGATACGGTGAACCTCGCCGGGCAAGGTTTCACCCGTCTGGTCGAAGAGGGGCAACGGGTTGCTGCCGGGCAGGCCCTGATCGAGTTCAACGCCGATTACATTGCCCGACATGCGCGCAGCCTGATGACGTTGATGCTGGTGGTCAGCGGTGAGCCGTTTACCTGGCTCGTCGCGTCGAGCGGACAGGTCGAAAGCGGTCAGCCGTTGCTTGAAATAGCCAGCACGCAGGCACTCAGCGAGGAAGCCGGGGCGTCAGAGGGGCAGGTTGTTTTCTCGCAACCATTGAAACTGCCCAATCCCAATGGTTTGCACGCGCGCCCGGCGGCGGTGTTCGCGCAAGCGGCGAAGGGCTTCACGGCAAAGATTTACCTGCATAAGCAGCAGGCTCAAGCCAACGCCAAATCGCTGGTGGCGATCATGGCGTTGCAAACTGCTTTTGGCGATAGCGTGCGGCTCAGTGCGGTGGGCGATGACGCTGACGCGGCAATCAATACGCTGACCCGGTTACTGACCGAGGGCTGCGGTGAAACGGTGACGTCGGTGGCGCCTGTCGATGTCGTCGCCACCGAGACGCTGACGCTGCTGCGGGGCATCTGCGCGTCACCCGGTTCGGCGTTGGGCCAAGTGCTGCAGATCAGCGAGCCGGTCTTCGACGTCAGCGAGTTCGGCGGCGGAGCAGAGGTCGAGTGTGCAGCCCTCGCCAATGCCCTGATCGAAGCCGATCTGGCCTTGCAGCATCTGCGTGATACCGCTGCTGGTGAAGCCGAAGCCGAGATCTTCAAGGCCCATCAGGAACTGCTCGAAGATCCGGGTCTGCTCGATCAGGCGCAAGTGTTGATCGACGAGGGCAAAAGCGCGGCCTTCGCCTGGCGCGCCGCCACTGAAGAAACCGCGATCATGTTTCGCCAACTCGGCAGTGCACTGCTGGCCGAACGGGCGGCGGACCTGACCGATGTCGGGCGCCGCGTGCTCAAGCTGCTTCTAGGGATTGGTGATCAGGTGCTGGAGCTGCCGCAAGGGTGCATTCTGATTGCCGATCAACTGACGCCTTCGCAGACCGCCGGCATCGATACCAGCAAGGTACTGGGTTTCGCTACGGTCGGGGGCGGCGCGACCAGCCACGTGGCGATTCTTGCCCGCGCCTGTGGTCTGCCATCGATCTGCGGGGTGCAGGTGCAAATGCTCGCGCTGAGCAATGGCACTCAAGTACTGCTTGAGGCCGACAAGGGCGAACTGCATGTGCATCCGGACCCGTCGGCGATCAAACAATGGCAGGCGCGCCACGCGCAACAGCGCCAACGCCATGAGCATGAACTGGCCAACGCGACCCTCGCCGCGCGAACCCGTGACGGGCATCACGTCGAGGTGTCGGCCAACGTCGCCTCATTGGCTGAAACCGAGCAGGCCATGGCTTTGGGAGGCGCGGGCGTCGGTCTGCTGCGTTCGGAATTTCTCTATCTGGGGCGCAATCACGCGCCGAGCCATGACGAACAGGTCGCTACTTACAGCGCCATCGCCCGCTGCGTGGGACCTGCGCACAATCTGGTGGTGCGCACCCTTGATGTCGGCGGCGACAAACCGCTGGCCTATGTGCCGATGGACAGCGAAACCAACCCGTTCCTCGGCGTGCGCGGCATTCGTTTGTGTCTGGAGCGCCCGCAGTTATTGCGTGAACAGTTCCGCGCCATGCTCGGCTGCGGCGAGCTGACGCGTTTGCACATCATGTTGCCGATGGTCACGCAACTCTCGGAGCTGCGTCTGGCACGGCAGATGCTCGACGAGGAAATCCTTGCGTTAGGGCTAACGCAACGACCGAAGCTGGGAATCATGATCGAAGTGCCGGCGGCGGCGCTGATGGCGGATCTGTTTGCGCCGCTGGTGGATTTCTTCTCGATCGGTACCAACGACCTGACGCAATACACCTTGGCGATGGATCGCGATCATCCGCGTCTGGCCAGTCAGGCGGACAGTTTTCATCCCTCGGTATTGCGTCTGATCGCCATGACTGTGAAGGCTGCGCACACCCATGGCAAATGGGTCGGTGTGTGCGGGGCGATGGCCTCTGAACGTCTGGCGGTGCCGCTGTTGCTGGGGTTGGGCGTGGATGAGTTGTCGGTGAGCGTGCCGATGATCGCCCCGGTCAAGGCAGCAGTGCGCGAACTGGCGCTGGCGGATTGTCAGATCATCGCGCAACAGGTGCTCGGTCTGGAAAGTGCCGGGCAAGTGCGCGAGGCGTTGCAGCTGTTTCACGAGGCAACCGTCGATACTTTACGGGCTCTGGAGAACTGA
- a CDS encoding protease inhibitor I42 family protein, whose protein sequence is MSPTRLFLPLALSLLAACATQPKHNVTVEKQSECPVRLTNGQNLIIMLPSNPTTGYRWAIQDSAGGVLRALSPEVYSNPEDAGVVGAAGLSTWRFQAFAPGTGRLRLTSQQPWAPEVLPVETFDCAISVN, encoded by the coding sequence ATGTCCCCCACTCGCCTGTTTCTCCCCCTCGCCCTCTCGTTGCTTGCCGCTTGCGCCACGCAACCGAAACACAACGTGACCGTGGAAAAACAAAGCGAATGCCCGGTGCGGCTGACCAACGGGCAAAACCTCATCATCATGCTGCCAAGCAACCCGACCACCGGTTATCGCTGGGCCATTCAGGACTCGGCTGGCGGCGTGCTGCGTGCACTCAGCCCCGAGGTCTACAGCAATCCGGAAGATGCCGGTGTGGTCGGTGCTGCGGGTTTGTCGACCTGGCGTTTCCAGGCATTCGCCCCCGGCACCGGACGTCTGCGTCTGACCTCGCAACAGCCATGGGCACCGGAAGTGTTGCCGGTGGAAACCTTTGACTGCGCCATTTCGGTGAACTGA
- a CDS encoding PTS transporter subunit EIIB yields the protein MFDQLQKAFWKALTPDLVVDTPTAAAEPSDGLSADIVAALGGVDNLKSQQPLALTRVRVVLRDVSHIDQHALSAAGVAGVMPLEGGVVHLITGLRS from the coding sequence ATGTTCGATCAATTGCAGAAGGCATTCTGGAAAGCCCTGACCCCGGATCTGGTCGTGGACACACCGACAGCTGCGGCCGAGCCGAGCGATGGGTTGAGCGCCGATATCGTCGCGGCGCTGGGGGGGGTGGATAACCTGAAGTCGCAGCAGCCGCTGGCGTTGACGCGGGTGCGGGTGGTGTTGCGTGATGTGTCGCATATCGACCAACACGCATTGAGCGCCGCCGGTGTCGCGGGCGTGATGCCCTTGGAGGGCGGTGTGGTGCACCTGATTACCGGGCTGCGATCTTAA
- the cmoA gene encoding carboxy-S-adenosyl-L-methionine synthase CmoA, producing the protein MSKEPDRIFAKPLAQVPDFAFNEDVVRVFPDMIKRSVPGYPTIVENLGVLAAQFAQPNSVLYDLGSSLGAVTQALRRHVRTDGCRVIAVDNSAAMVERCREYLNGQDSMFQELLPVEVIEGDILALDFQPASVVALNFTLQFIAPDQRTALLSRIRQSLLPGGALILSEKLRFNDAEEHALLTDLHVAFKRANGYSELEIAQKRSAIENVMKPDSLEEHRERLLAAGFSKVVPWFQCLNFASLIALP; encoded by the coding sequence GTGAGCAAAGAACCCGATCGCATTTTCGCCAAGCCTTTGGCCCAGGTACCTGACTTCGCCTTCAACGAAGACGTCGTGCGGGTGTTCCCGGACATGATCAAGCGCTCGGTGCCGGGTTACCCGACCATCGTCGAAAACCTCGGCGTGCTCGCCGCGCAGTTCGCCCAGCCGAACAGCGTGCTCTACGACCTCGGCTCATCGCTGGGCGCGGTCACTCAAGCCCTGCGCCGCCACGTGCGTACCGACGGTTGCCGGGTGATCGCTGTGGATAACTCTGCAGCGATGGTCGAGCGCTGTCGCGAATACCTCAACGGTCAGGATTCGATGTTCCAAGAGTTGCTGCCGGTGGAAGTCATCGAAGGCGACATCCTCGCCCTCGACTTTCAACCTGCTTCGGTGGTGGCGCTGAACTTCACCCTGCAATTCATCGCCCCCGATCAGCGCACCGCGTTGCTCTCGCGCATTCGCCAATCGTTGCTGCCCGGCGGCGCGCTGATTCTGTCGGAGAAGCTGCGCTTCAACGATGCCGAAGAACACGCATTGCTGACTGATCTGCACGTCGCCTTCAAACGCGCCAACGGCTACAGCGAACTGGAAATCGCCCAGAAGCGCAGCGCCATCGAAAACGTCATGAAGCCCGACAGCCTCGAAGAACACCGCGAACGCCTGCTGGCCGCCGGGTTCTCGAAAGTCGTGCCGTGGTTCCAGTGTCTTAACTTTGCCTCGTTGATTGCCTTGCCATGA